In a genomic window of Ferrimicrobium sp.:
- a CDS encoding RidA family protein yields the protein MTINDQLATLGIELTAAPGAKGSYLPTLVVDSLVYVSGTLPLIGDTLKVTGIVGDTVTIEEAQAGARQCMINMFSRLATDLGGLERIAQWVKLTGFVASAPGFTAQPTVMNAASDLVVEVFGDRGRHTRSAVGVSSLPLGTPVEIEAILRLEA from the coding sequence ATGACCATCAACGATCAACTGGCCACATTAGGAATCGAGCTGACCGCGGCTCCAGGAGCGAAGGGGTCGTATCTGCCCACCCTCGTTGTCGACTCCCTTGTCTACGTCTCGGGCACATTACCGCTCATCGGCGATACGCTCAAGGTGACCGGCATCGTCGGCGATACGGTGACCATCGAGGAGGCCCAGGCTGGAGCCCGCCAGTGCATGATCAACATGTTCTCTCGGTTAGCTACCGACCTCGGAGGGCTTGAGAGGATCGCGCAGTGGGTGAAGCTCACGGGTTTTGTCGCCAGCGCGCCTGGATTTACCGCACAGCCAACGGTAATGAACGCCGCCTCAGATCTGGTGGTGGAGGTCTTTGGGGATCGCGGACGGCATACGCGATCAGCCGTTGGGGTCAGCTCCCTCCCCCTTGGGACCCCCGTCGAGATCGAGGCGATTCTTCGGCTGGAGGCGTAG